A stretch of the Defluviitalea raffinosedens genome encodes the following:
- a CDS encoding ATP-binding protein, whose amino-acid sequence MIRKIISIDEEKCNGCGLCVNACHEGAIELVDGKAKLISDEYCDGFGDCLPQCPTNAITIIERESKPYDEELVKQKMEEKKAKVSPNPMPCGCPGTMAKTIERKQLSVNKKVEVKDEVQVKPQSELMQWPVQLKLINPDAAYLDHPHLLIAADCTAYAYANFHQDFIKDHITMIGCPKLDDNEYYTQKLTEIFGKHQPKSITVVRMEVPCCGGIVAAVKKAMLQSETIVNYREIIITTNGEIKE is encoded by the coding sequence ATGATTAGAAAGATTATAAGCATAGATGAAGAAAAATGTAATGGCTGCGGATTATGTGTCAATGCCTGCCATGAAGGGGCTATTGAATTGGTAGATGGCAAAGCAAAGCTGATTTCTGATGAATATTGTGACGGATTCGGAGATTGTCTGCCCCAATGTCCTACCAATGCCATTACAATTATTGAGAGAGAAAGTAAACCCTATGATGAAGAACTGGTAAAGCAAAAAATGGAGGAAAAGAAAGCTAAAGTTAGCCCTAACCCCATGCCTTGTGGTTGTCCGGGTACAATGGCCAAGACCATTGAAAGGAAACAACTTTCAGTTAACAAAAAAGTTGAAGTTAAAGATGAAGTTCAGGTTAAACCTCAATCTGAATTAATGCAATGGCCAGTGCAATTAAAGTTAATTAATCCGGATGCAGCTTATTTGGATCATCCTCATTTGCTCATTGCAGCAGACTGTACAGCTTATGCCTATGCGAATTTTCATCAGGACTTTATCAAAGACCATATTACAATGATTGGCTGTCCTAAATTGGATGACAACGAGTATTATACACAAAAACTTACAGAGATCTTTGGTAAGCATCAGCCTAAAAGCATTACAGTCGTAAGAATGGAAGTGCCTTGCTGCGGAGGAATTGTCGCTGCTGTCAAAAAGGCTATGCTGCAATCTGAAACTATAGTAAACTACAGAGAAATTATAATTACCACAAACGGCGAAATAAAAGAATAA
- a CDS encoding AzlD domain-containing protein — MSYAFTAVVIMAIVTYIPRVLPIAVFKRKLQSKFIRSFLFYVPFAVLGAMTFPDILYSTSHIYSAAAGLVIALILAYFEKGLMTVAVSSIILVYLLEFFI, encoded by the coding sequence ATGAGCTATGCTTTTACTGCCGTGGTCATTATGGCAATTGTAACGTATATCCCAAGGGTTTTACCCATTGCAGTATTTAAAAGAAAATTACAGTCAAAATTTATTCGTTCGTTTTTATTCTATGTTCCTTTTGCTGTATTGGGGGCTATGACTTTTCCAGATATTCTGTATTCCACCAGCCATATCTATTCAGCAGCTGCCGGACTTGTTATTGCGCTTATTCTGGCTTATTTCGAAAAAGGGCTGATGACAGTAGCCGTAAGTTCAATCATTTTAGTATATTTATTGGAATTTTTTATATAG
- a CDS encoding AzlC family ABC transporter permease, producing MDSAEQFCQIDQPLKYKSKQVNDFSRGFKLGIPIALGYFPVSFTFGLMAVNGGIPVWLAIFISLSNLTSAGQFAGTSLIISNASLFEIGLTTFIINIRYMLMSLSLSQRITPCMSLLQRCIIAFGITDETFAVASLEEKELTFPFMSGLIVGPFLGWVLGTAVGAIACSILPEQLQSAMGVALYAMFIALVVPTAKKSRAALMVVLTGILISSCLKWIPYISQISDGFRIIAATIVASTVGAIFFPKEEV from the coding sequence ATGGATTCAGCAGAACAGTTCTGTCAAATCGATCAGCCTTTAAAATATAAAAGCAAACAGGTCAATGACTTTTCCCGTGGATTCAAACTGGGTATTCCTATTGCCCTCGGATATTTTCCTGTGTCCTTTACCTTTGGATTAATGGCTGTTAACGGAGGTATCCCCGTATGGCTGGCTATTTTTATTTCTTTATCAAACCTGACTTCCGCCGGACAGTTTGCAGGAACTTCTTTAATTATTTCCAATGCTTCTTTATTTGAAATTGGTTTAACGACCTTTATTATAAACATCAGATATATGCTGATGTCTCTGTCTTTATCTCAAAGAATTACCCCCTGCATGTCCCTGCTGCAAAGATGCATAATTGCTTTTGGCATCACAGATGAGACCTTTGCTGTCGCCTCGCTGGAAGAAAAAGAACTTACTTTTCCGTTTATGTCGGGGCTGATTGTCGGACCATTTTTAGGATGGGTTTTAGGTACTGCTGTTGGAGCCATAGCATGCTCCATTCTTCCGGAACAGCTTCAAAGCGCCATGGGGGTCGCGCTATATGCCATGTTCATAGCTTTAGTGGTTCCCACGGCTAAAAAATCAAGGGCGGCTCTTATGGTTGTACTCACTGGCATCTTAATCAGTTCGTGCCTTAAATGGATCCCTTACATCAGTCAAATATCCGATGGTTTTAGAATCATCGCTGCAACCATTGTGGCTTCAACCGTCGGCGCCATATTCTTCCCAAAAGAGGAGGTCTAG